A part of Candidatus Methylomirabilota bacterium genomic DNA contains:
- a CDS encoding nucleotide sugar dehydrogenase has protein sequence LYEKVVVKVVPVSSPRVAETAKLLENIFRNVNIALVNELAMLCDRMRINVWEVVEAAATKPFGFMSFQPGPGVGGHCIPVDPVYLAWKAKEYDFYTNFITLAAEVNANMPYFVVQKLLRLLSRQGKRVLETRVLLLGVTFKRNVADVRNSPALKVLELLGEHGVAVAYHDPLIPHLVAGETRLESVPLTVDTLAGVDCVVVHTDHASYNYDWIVEHAPLVFDTRNATRDVKAGRDKVVRL, from the coding sequence CCTCTACGAGAAGGTCGTGGTCAAGGTGGTGCCGGTGTCATCCCCGCGGGTGGCCGAGACGGCGAAGCTCCTCGAGAACATCTTCCGGAACGTGAACATCGCCCTCGTCAACGAGCTGGCGATGCTCTGCGACCGGATGCGGATCAACGTCTGGGAAGTCGTGGAGGCGGCCGCCACCAAGCCGTTCGGCTTCATGAGCTTCCAGCCGGGACCGGGGGTGGGGGGCCACTGCATTCCCGTCGACCCGGTCTATCTCGCCTGGAAAGCGAAGGAGTACGACTTCTACACGAACTTCATCACGCTGGCGGCCGAGGTCAACGCCAACATGCCGTACTTCGTGGTGCAGAAGCTCCTGCGCCTCCTGAGCCGGCAGGGGAAGCGGGTGCTGGAGACCCGGGTCCTGCTCCTGGGGGTCACCTTCAAGCGGAATGTCGCCGACGTGCGCAATTCGCCCGCGCTCAAGGTGCTGGAGCTGCTCGGCGAGCACGGGGTCGCTGTCGCGTATCACGACCCCCTGATCCCGCACCTGGTGGCGGGGGAGACCCGGCTCGAATCGGTGCCGCTGACCGTCGACACCCTGGCCGGCGTCGATTGCGTCGTGGTCCACACCGATCACGCGAGCTACAACTACGACTGGATCGTGGAGCACGCGCCGCTTGTCTTCGATACCCGGAACGCCACCCGCGACGTGAAGGCGGGTCGGGAC